A genomic segment from Stappia indica encodes:
- a CDS encoding UDP-phosphate alpha N-acetylglucosaminyltransferase — MSRWRPETSGAPVWSRLPAARPTAVRRPDTYDLWIRAAGLLVIGTIVFNFFLAFLNTRVMGVSQNIVMLAELVLIAGAMILAADRRAGLYALLAVYLAYVALILALRPELDLKAIRDGLIPIAFYFLGRRVRDIESVDRIVLLSAGIVVAIGFFEYFLLDLFVANVNVLKYYISRGTLEVGDNLVEDSSLFISGTRMQGRNLLPFLGTHRVSSVFLEPVAMGNYGAFLVLWAVFRKDMTHRWLLLAAACVVIVLGDARFGMMVCFALIAVIMVYRLVPRLIWVLVPAFITLAMAVYGMSTDALRWEDDLGGRWLHASWLLLKLDTQGVFGISSYGGFLEDNGYAYSLHQLGLIGIAGLWSLYIFAPVRSPDAWRFRAPLVTYICLLMVVSASFYSIKTAGLLWFCAGAVDVWRGFAASRQRTEDPSASR, encoded by the coding sequence ATGTCGCGCTGGCGGCCTGAAACGTCGGGCGCGCCCGTCTGGAGCAGGCTTCCTGCAGCGCGTCCGACCGCCGTTCGCCGGCCGGATACCTACGATCTGTGGATCCGGGCCGCCGGGCTGCTGGTCATCGGCACCATCGTCTTCAACTTCTTCCTGGCGTTCCTGAACACCCGCGTGATGGGGGTGTCGCAGAACATCGTGATGCTGGCGGAGCTTGTGCTGATCGCCGGCGCCATGATCCTGGCTGCCGACCGGCGCGCCGGGCTCTATGCGCTGCTGGCCGTCTACCTCGCCTATGTGGCGCTGATCCTGGCGCTGCGGCCCGAGCTCGACCTGAAGGCGATCCGCGACGGACTGATCCCCATCGCGTTCTATTTCCTGGGGCGCCGGGTCCGCGACATCGAGAGCGTCGACCGTATCGTGCTGCTGTCGGCAGGCATCGTCGTGGCCATCGGCTTCTTCGAGTACTTCCTGCTCGACCTGTTCGTCGCCAACGTCAATGTGCTGAAATACTACATCTCCCGCGGTACACTGGAGGTCGGCGACAACCTCGTCGAGGATTCCTCGCTCTTCATCAGCGGCACCCGCATGCAGGGCCGCAACCTGCTGCCGTTCCTCGGCACCCACCGGGTGTCGTCGGTCTTTCTCGAGCCGGTGGCGATGGGCAATTACGGCGCCTTCCTGGTGCTGTGGGCGGTCTTCCGAAAGGACATGACCCATCGCTGGCTGCTTCTGGCGGCGGCCTGCGTCGTCATCGTCCTCGGCGATGCGCGCTTCGGCATGATGGTCTGCTTTGCCCTGATCGCGGTGATCATGGTCTATCGCCTTGTGCCCCGGCTGATCTGGGTGCTGGTGCCGGCCTTCATCACGCTGGCCATGGCGGTCTACGGCATGTCGACCGATGCGCTGCGCTGGGAGGACGATCTGGGCGGGCGCTGGCTGCATGCCTCCTGGCTGCTGCTCAAGCTCGACACCCAGGGCGTGTTCGGCATTTCCAGTTATGGCGGCTTTCTGGAGGATAACGGCTATGCCTATTCGCTCCATCAGCTTGGCCTCATCGGCATTGCCGGCCTGTGGTCGCTCTACATCTTCGCGCCGGTGCGCTCGCCCGACGCCTGGCGGTTCCGCGCCCCGCTCGTGACCTATATCTGCCTGCTGATGGTGGTCTCGGCCTCGTTCTACTCGATCAAGACCGCCGGACTTCTGTGGTTCTGCGCCGGTGCCGTCGACGTCTGGCGCGGCTTTGCAGCCAGCCGTCAGCGCACCGAAGACCCGAGCGCCTCGCGGTAG
- a CDS encoding glycosyltransferase family 4 protein: MIPPDDQLHLVHVVRQYRPSVGGLEDFVASLAARQKDRFASVRIVTCDRVFRGGTGERLPAREIIDGIEVIRLPWHGSTRYPVTPGIFRAIAGAGLVHVHAIDFFFDALALAAPFHRRPLVATTHGGFFHSGTAGGLKTVWFNTLTRLSATAYRGIACCSQSDYERFATIAPSKVRLIENGVDLSKLGDAGAKSPAKGIVSIGRLSHNKRIDRVLDAFAVLARRDPDWTLDIVGTPFDWSGKDVEAMIGERGLAGRARLHVGPDDAAMREIVGRASLFASASVYEGFGIALIEAMSAGLVPVVEPNAAFSAFARKHAEIALADFGNAEQAANALAAAHARLCGNPQGARAAAIAVAQTYSWESTAERYAEFYREALGSSVR; encoded by the coding sequence ATGATCCCGCCGGACGACCAGTTGCACCTGGTGCATGTGGTGCGCCAGTACAGGCCGAGCGTCGGCGGGCTGGAGGACTTCGTCGCAAGCCTCGCCGCCCGGCAGAAGGACCGCTTCGCCAGCGTCAGGATCGTCACCTGCGACCGCGTCTTTCGCGGCGGCACGGGAGAGCGCCTGCCCGCGCGGGAGATCATCGACGGCATCGAGGTGATCCGCCTGCCCTGGCACGGCTCGACGCGCTATCCCGTCACGCCGGGGATCTTCCGGGCGATCGCCGGCGCGGGGCTCGTGCATGTCCACGCCATCGACTTTTTCTTCGACGCGCTCGCCCTTGCCGCCCCGTTTCACCGCAGGCCGCTCGTTGCCACCACCCATGGCGGTTTCTTCCACTCCGGCACGGCAGGCGGGCTGAAGACCGTCTGGTTCAACACCCTGACGCGGCTGTCGGCGACCGCCTATCGCGGCATCGCCTGCTGCAGCCAGAGCGACTACGAGCGCTTCGCCACCATCGCCCCCAGCAAGGTGCGCTTGATCGAAAACGGCGTCGATCTCTCCAAGCTCGGCGATGCGGGCGCGAAAAGCCCGGCGAAGGGCATCGTCAGCATCGGCCGGCTGTCGCACAACAAGCGCATCGACCGGGTGCTCGACGCCTTCGCGGTCCTCGCCCGGCGCGATCCGGACTGGACCCTCGACATCGTCGGCACGCCGTTCGACTGGAGCGGCAAGGACGTGGAGGCGATGATCGGCGAACGCGGGCTCGCTGGCCGGGCGCGGCTCCATGTCGGCCCGGACGATGCAGCGATGCGCGAGATCGTCGGCCGCGCGAGCCTGTTTGCCAGCGCCTCCGTCTATGAGGGCTTCGGCATTGCCCTGATCGAGGCAATGAGCGCGGGCCTGGTGCCGGTCGTGGAGCCGAATGCCGCCTTTTCCGCCTTTGCGCGCAAGCACGCCGAGATCGCGCTGGCGGACTTCGGCAATGCCGAGCAGGCGGCCAACGCGCTTGCCGCAGCCCATGCAAGGCTCTGCGGAAACCCGCAAGGCGCGCGCGCGGCGGCGATTGCGGTAGCCCAGACCTATTCCTGGGAGAGCACGGCCGAACGCTACGCGGAGTTCTACCGCGAGGCGCTCGGGTCTTCGGTGCGCTGA
- a CDS encoding polysaccharide deacetylase family protein translates to MTARTHSLLQAVPTVTPQLTTGERTRRRIKTFGLRMLAKSRLTRLIGYRYGGSGVILMFHHFTRNTRAHLDQGCLIDDFGRILAGLKQRGRQVVTLDEATRRIAQNDPRPFAVLTFDDGYRSNIDLALPLLEKYAAPATIYVPTEMMTRTINAWWLGLTELFRSRERIEIEPMGQRFTCPDTNSKIAGLRRAVAWIWEDFHRAEMLGPTFTAHGVCVADIVARYTLDDAGVKAADRHPLIEIGAHTTTHRALALLGEDQLRADIADNKAYLEALLGREVPHFAYPYGPPSLSGEREPRVVREAGFRTAVTTTPGCLFPAHAGHMFTLPRQNAEFTADSASYTECGIDGLFRALATRGGNPLAGVTAPAA, encoded by the coding sequence ATGACGGCAAGAACCCACAGCCTGCTGCAAGCCGTACCGACCGTTACGCCGCAGCTGACGACCGGCGAGCGCACGCGCCGGCGGATCAAGACGTTCGGGCTGCGGATGCTGGCGAAGAGCCGCCTCACCCGCCTGATCGGCTATCGCTATGGCGGCTCCGGCGTCATCCTGATGTTCCACCACTTCACCCGGAACACCCGCGCGCATCTCGACCAGGGATGCCTGATCGACGATTTCGGCCGCATCCTGGCCGGACTGAAGCAGCGCGGCCGGCAGGTGGTGACGCTCGACGAGGCAACGCGCCGCATCGCCCAGAACGATCCGCGCCCCTTCGCCGTGCTGACCTTCGACGACGGCTATCGCTCCAATATCGACCTCGCGCTGCCGCTCCTGGAGAAATACGCCGCTCCGGCAACGATCTATGTCCCGACCGAGATGATGACCCGCACCATCAATGCCTGGTGGCTGGGCCTGACCGAACTCTTCCGCTCGCGCGAGAGAATCGAGATCGAGCCGATGGGACAACGCTTCACCTGCCCTGATACCAACAGCAAGATCGCCGGCCTGCGGCGGGCGGTCGCCTGGATCTGGGAGGACTTCCACCGGGCAGAGATGCTCGGTCCGACGTTCACGGCGCACGGCGTCTGCGTCGCCGACATCGTCGCCCGCTACACGCTGGACGATGCCGGCGTGAAAGCCGCCGACCGGCACCCCCTGATCGAGATCGGCGCCCATACCACGACGCACCGCGCCCTCGCCCTGCTGGGCGAAGACCAATTGCGTGCCGACATCGCCGACAACAAGGCCTATCTGGAAGCGCTGCTGGGCCGCGAGGTGCCGCATTTCGCCTACCCTTACGGGCCGCCGTCGCTGTCGGGCGAGCGCGAGCCGAGGGTCGTGCGCGAGGCGGGCTTTCGCACCGCGGTGACCACCACGCCGGGCTGCCTGTTCCCGGCCCATGCCGGCCACATGTTCACCCTGCCGCGGCAGAATGCCGAGTTCACGGCGGATTCCGCCTCCTATACCGAATGCGGCATCGACGGACTGTTCCGGGCGCTTGCCACCCGCGGCGGCAATCCGCTGGCCGGGGTGACGGCCCCTGCCGCATGA